Proteins from one Stenotrophomonas aracearum genomic window:
- a CDS encoding WGR domain-containing protein: MHVFLQHAPIGTERAHYLELTLVPDLFGSWELLLQSGPVGGRARLRRQQYDTRAEAQAAFDKARDAELRRGYQIIERLPQGRTP; this comes from the coding sequence ATGCACGTATTCCTGCAGCACGCCCCGATCGGCACCGAGCGGGCCCACTATCTCGAGCTCACGCTGGTGCCGGACCTCTTCGGCAGCTGGGAGTTGCTGCTCCAGTCGGGCCCGGTCGGGGGGCGCGCGCGACTGCGCCGCCAGCAGTACGACACCCGGGCCGAGGCCCAGGCCGCCTTCGACAAGGCACGCGACGCCGAGCTGCGGCGCGGCTACCAGATCATTGAACGTTTACCCCAAGGACGCACCCCGTGA
- the pdxH gene encoding pyridoxamine 5'-phosphate oxidase yields MTDLHAEALSTFAALFEEAKRSAELEPNAMTVATATAAGIPSARTVLLKAFDARGFVFYTHLESHKGRELQANPHAALLFLWRSLREAGIQVRIEGGVEQVSDAEADAYFASRPRMSQIGAWASLQSRTLASREEFDARVATAESSFDGREVPRPEGWSGLRVVPRKIEFWYGAQFRLHERWCYEVDATGQWSKRLLYP; encoded by the coding sequence ATGACCGATCTCCATGCAGAAGCGCTGTCCACCTTCGCCGCGCTGTTCGAAGAAGCCAAGCGCAGCGCCGAACTTGAACCCAACGCGATGACCGTGGCCACCGCTACGGCCGCAGGCATTCCCTCGGCGCGCACGGTGCTGTTGAAGGCGTTCGACGCGCGCGGCTTCGTGTTCTACACCCACCTGGAAAGCCACAAGGGCCGCGAGCTTCAGGCCAACCCGCACGCCGCGCTGCTGTTCCTGTGGCGCAGCCTGCGCGAGGCTGGCATCCAGGTGCGCATCGAGGGTGGCGTGGAGCAGGTCAGCGACGCCGAGGCCGACGCCTACTTCGCCTCGCGCCCGCGCATGAGCCAGATCGGCGCGTGGGCGTCGCTGCAGTCGCGCACGCTGGCCTCGCGCGAGGAATTCGATGCGCGCGTGGCCACCGCCGAATCCAGCTTCGACGGGCGCGAGGTGCCGCGTCCGGAGGGCTGGAGCGGGCTGCGCGTGGTGCCGCGCAAGATCGAGTTCTGGTACGGCGCGCAGTTCCGCCTGCACGAACGCTGGTGCTATGAGGTCGACGCCACGGGGCAGTGGAGCAAGCGCCTGCTGTATCCGTAA
- a CDS encoding shikimate kinase: MNPAPNLILIGPMGAGKTCIGRRLAERFTLDFVDADQAIVDAAGASIPTIFEHSGEAGFRQHERQVLQHLLAGQGQLVSTGGGAVLDPDNRAAIARRGFVVYLRVSVAAQLERLARDRTRPLLQRPDRAQVLEQMASVRDPLYQGLADLTLDTDLYTPGEATAQLVLRLATHWQRLEPTA, encoded by the coding sequence ATGAATCCCGCTCCGAACCTGATCCTGATTGGCCCGATGGGCGCCGGCAAGACCTGCATCGGGCGCCGCCTGGCCGAGCGCTTCACCCTCGACTTCGTGGACGCCGACCAGGCCATCGTGGACGCGGCCGGGGCCAGCATTCCCACCATTTTCGAACATTCCGGCGAAGCCGGCTTCCGCCAGCACGAACGCCAGGTGCTGCAGCATCTGCTGGCCGGCCAGGGCCAGCTGGTCTCCACCGGCGGCGGCGCGGTGCTGGACCCGGACAACCGCGCGGCGATCGCCCGGCGCGGCTTCGTGGTCTACCTGCGGGTCAGCGTCGCGGCGCAGCTGGAACGGCTGGCCCGCGACCGGACCCGGCCGCTGCTGCAGCGGCCCGACCGCGCCCAGGTGCTGGAGCAGATGGCCAGCGTGCGCGACCCGCTGTACCAGGGCCTGGCCGACCTCACCCTCGACACCGATCTGTACACGCCGGGCGAGGCCACCGCGCAGCTGGTGCTGCGCCTGGCCACGCATTGGCAGCGACTGGAACCGACCGCATGA
- the hemE gene encoding uroporphyrinogen decarboxylase, with the protein MTDPSRHDRLLRALRREPVDCTPVWLMRQAGRYLPEYRATRAKAGSFLAMAKTPDIACEVTLQPLRRFDLDAAILFSDILTIPDAMGLELYFVEGEGPKFRHPVRDTAAIARLAVPDMETELRYVMDAVRVIRRELDGKVPLIGFSGSPWTLACYMVEGGGSKDFARIKAMALNEPAALHQLLSVVTDAVVAYLAAQRAAGAQVLQVFDTWGGVLSPAMYREFSLRYLSRIARELERGDGDQRTPLILFGKGTGLHLGDLADTGADALGVDWTLDLADAVARTGGRVALQGNLDPATLYGNPDAIERAAGQVLDSYARGNGGSREGHVFNLGHGMSPDMNPEHVQVLVEAVHRLSQR; encoded by the coding sequence GTGACCGACCCTTCCCGCCACGATCGCCTGCTGCGCGCCCTGCGCCGCGAACCGGTGGACTGCACCCCCGTCTGGCTGATGCGCCAGGCCGGCCGCTACCTGCCGGAATACCGCGCGACCCGGGCCAAGGCCGGCAGCTTCCTGGCGATGGCCAAGACTCCGGACATCGCCTGCGAAGTGACCCTGCAGCCGCTGCGTCGTTTCGATCTTGATGCGGCGATCCTGTTTTCGGACATCCTGACCATTCCCGATGCGATGGGCCTGGAGCTGTACTTCGTGGAAGGCGAAGGCCCGAAGTTCCGGCACCCGGTGCGCGACACCGCTGCGATTGCCCGGCTTGCGGTGCCGGACATGGAAACCGAGCTGCGCTACGTGATGGACGCGGTGCGCGTGATCCGCCGCGAACTGGATGGCAAGGTGCCGCTGATTGGCTTCTCCGGCAGCCCGTGGACGCTGGCCTGCTACATGGTGGAAGGCGGCGGCAGCAAGGACTTCGCGCGGATCAAGGCGATGGCGCTGAACGAGCCGGCCGCGCTGCACCAGCTGCTCTCGGTGGTGACCGACGCGGTGGTGGCCTACCTGGCGGCGCAGCGCGCCGCCGGTGCACAGGTGCTGCAGGTGTTCGACACCTGGGGCGGCGTGCTCAGCCCGGCGATGTACCGCGAGTTCTCGCTGCGTTACCTGAGCCGCATCGCGCGCGAACTGGAGCGCGGCGACGGCGACCAGCGCACCCCGCTGATCCTGTTCGGCAAGGGCACCGGGCTGCACCTGGGCGACCTTGCCGACACTGGCGCCGACGCGCTGGGCGTGGACTGGACCCTGGACCTGGCCGATGCGGTGGCCCGCACCGGCGGCCGCGTTGCACTGCAGGGCAACCTGGATCCGGCCACGCTGTACGGCAACCCGGACGCGATCGAACGCGCCGCCGGGCAGGTGCTGGACAGTTACGCGCGGGGCAACGGCGGTTCGCGCGAGGGGCATGTGTTCAACCTGGGTCATGGCATGTCGCCGGACATGAATCCCGAACACGTGCAGGTACTGGTGGAGGCCGTGCACCGCCTCAGCCAGCGCTGA
- the aroB gene encoding 3-dehydroquinate synthase — protein MTASPRTVAVGGDTPYTIHIGPGLLGQGTLLARHVRGRHVLLLSDSSVAPLYLDGVKRALQAERSDLIIGELVLPAGEASKTLANFGAAITALAALGATRDACVMALGGGVAGDLAGFAAACWMRGVDCVQLPTSLLAMVDSSVGGKTAVDIPEGKNLVGAFHPPRAVIADTAALRTLPPRELRAGLAEVIKYGAIRDPLFFQWLQTEHAALLAGDDAALAQAIARSCEHKAEIVARDPLERGERALLNLGHTFGHAIETEQGYGAPGNDNLNHGEAVAVGMVLAARLSVELGMSHPDDTARLRDLLLRYELPVEIPAGLDPEALLARMRLDKKNVAGRLRLVLWQGIGRAQVVADIDEADVLRVLRTG, from the coding sequence ATGACCGCTTCGCCCCGTACCGTCGCCGTGGGCGGCGACACCCCCTACACCATCCATATCGGCCCGGGCCTGCTCGGCCAGGGCACGCTGCTGGCCCGGCATGTGCGCGGCCGCCACGTGCTGCTGCTCAGCGACTCCTCGGTGGCCCCGCTGTACCTGGACGGGGTGAAGCGGGCGCTGCAGGCAGAACGCTCCGACCTGATCATCGGCGAGCTGGTGCTGCCGGCCGGCGAGGCGTCCAAGACCCTGGCCAACTTCGGTGCGGCGATCACCGCGCTGGCCGCGCTGGGTGCCACCCGCGACGCCTGCGTGATGGCGCTCGGCGGCGGCGTGGCCGGCGACCTGGCCGGCTTCGCGGCCGCGTGCTGGATGCGCGGCGTGGACTGCGTCCAGCTGCCAACCTCGCTGCTGGCCATGGTGGATTCCTCGGTCGGCGGCAAGACCGCGGTGGACATCCCCGAAGGCAAGAACCTGGTGGGCGCGTTCCATCCGCCGCGCGCGGTGATCGCCGATACCGCGGCGCTGCGCACGCTGCCGCCGCGCGAGCTGCGCGCAGGGCTGGCCGAGGTGATCAAGTACGGTGCAATCCGCGACCCGCTGTTCTTCCAGTGGCTGCAGACCGAGCACGCTGCACTGCTGGCCGGCGACGATGCCGCGCTGGCGCAGGCGATCGCGCGCAGCTGCGAACACAAGGCCGAGATCGTCGCGCGCGATCCGCTGGAACGGGGCGAGCGCGCCCTGCTGAACCTGGGCCACACCTTCGGCCATGCGATCGAGACCGAACAGGGCTATGGCGCGCCGGGCAATGACAACCTCAACCATGGCGAAGCCGTGGCGGTAGGCATGGTGCTGGCCGCGCGGCTGTCGGTCGAGCTCGGCATGAGCCATCCCGACGACACCGCGCGCCTGCGCGACCTGCTGCTGCGCTATGAGCTGCCGGTCGAGATTCCCGCCGGGCTGGATCCCGAAGCGCTGCTGGCGCGGATGCGGCTGGACAAGAAGAACGTGGCCGGCCGCCTGCGCCTGGTGCTGTGGCAGGGCATCGGCCGCGCGCAGGTGGTGGCCGACATCGACGAAGCCGACGTGCTGCGGGTGCTCCGGACCGGCTGA
- a CDS encoding dodecin family protein, translating to MSVAKVIEINAASKTSVEDAVRTGLKKVSETVKGIQGAWISETKVVTDGSGNITEWRVNLRVTFLVS from the coding sequence ATGTCAGTCGCCAAAGTCATCGAGATCAACGCCGCCTCCAAGACCAGCGTCGAAGACGCGGTCCGCACCGGCCTGAAAAAAGTCTCGGAAACGGTCAAGGGCATCCAGGGGGCCTGGATCAGCGAAACCAAGGTGGTCACCGACGGTTCGGGCAACATCACCGAATGGCGGGTCAACCTGCGCGTGACCTTCCTGGTGAGCTGA
- the mdtD gene encoding multidrug transporter subunit MdtD, whose protein sequence is MTTPSYASFRPLLWLVSLAIFMQMLDSTIVNTALPAMARSLGESPLQMQSVVFSYALAVATFIPASGWIADRFGTRRTFLAAIILFTLGSLACALAQTLHQLVAARVLQGVGGAMLLPVGRLAVMRSVSREQFLRAMSFIAIPALVGPLIGPTLGGWLVEVASWHWVFLINLPIGVIGYVAALKVMPDHYAEHRTRFDIAGYLMLAFGMVVLSLALDGISGMGTPHALVMLMTVAGLAALVGYWLHAANSTAPLFSLALFHVPSYRIGILGNLFSRIGSSAMPLLIPLLLQVGMGMSPMNAGLLMIPVAAAGMLSKRYAVKLVERFGYRRVLMVNTVLVGIAMASFIFMVPGQPMWLRVVQLAVFGAVNSLQFTVMNTVTLRDLDRDFASSGNSLLSMVMMLATGFGAAAAGSLLAAFGHLDALHGATAALHATFVCVGAITLTSTVIFWQLPDTRPSPRDVEEVAE, encoded by the coding sequence ATGACGACGCCGAGCTACGCCTCGTTCCGGCCGCTGTTGTGGCTGGTGTCGCTGGCGATCTTCATGCAGATGCTGGACTCGACCATCGTCAACACCGCATTGCCGGCGATGGCGCGCAGCCTTGGCGAAAGCCCGCTGCAGATGCAGTCGGTGGTGTTCAGCTATGCGCTGGCCGTGGCGACCTTCATTCCGGCCTCGGGCTGGATCGCCGACCGCTTCGGCACCCGCCGCACCTTCCTGGCCGCGATCATCCTGTTCACGCTGGGATCGCTGGCCTGCGCATTGGCCCAGACCCTGCACCAGCTGGTGGCCGCACGCGTGCTGCAGGGCGTGGGTGGCGCCATGCTGCTGCCGGTGGGACGGCTGGCAGTGATGCGCTCGGTGTCGCGCGAACAGTTCCTGCGTGCGATGAGCTTCATCGCCATTCCGGCGCTGGTCGGTCCGTTGATCGGCCCCACGCTGGGCGGTTGGCTGGTCGAAGTGGCGTCCTGGCACTGGGTGTTCCTGATCAACCTGCCGATCGGCGTGATCGGCTATGTGGCCGCGCTCAAAGTCATGCCCGACCATTACGCCGAACACCGCACCCGGTTCGATATCGCCGGCTACCTGATGCTCGCCTTCGGCATGGTGGTGTTGTCGCTGGCGCTGGACGGCATCTCCGGCATGGGCACGCCGCATGCGCTGGTGATGCTGATGACGGTGGCCGGGCTGGCCGCACTGGTCGGCTACTGGCTGCATGCCGCGAACTCGACCGCGCCGCTGTTTTCGCTGGCGCTGTTCCACGTGCCCAGCTACCGCATCGGCATCCTCGGCAACCTGTTTTCCCGGATCGGCAGCAGCGCCATGCCGTTGCTGATTCCGCTGCTGCTGCAGGTAGGCATGGGCATGAGCCCGATGAACGCCGGCCTGTTGATGATTCCCGTGGCCGCCGCCGGCATGCTGTCCAAGCGCTATGCGGTCAAGCTGGTGGAACGCTTCGGCTACCGGCGGGTGCTGATGGTCAACACGGTGCTGGTCGGCATTGCCATGGCCAGTTTCATCTTCATGGTGCCGGGCCAGCCGATGTGGCTGCGCGTGGTGCAGCTGGCGGTGTTCGGCGCGGTCAACTCGCTGCAGTTCACCGTGATGAACACCGTGACCCTGCGCGACCTCGACCGCGACTTCGCCAGCTCGGGCAACAGCCTGCTGTCGATGGTGATGATGCTGGCCACCGGTTTCGGTGCAGCCGCCGCCGGCAGCCTGCTGGCCGCGTTCGGTCACCTCGATGCACTGCACGGCGCCACCGCCGCCCTGCACGCCACCTTCGTCTGCGTCGGCGCGATCACCCTCACCTCCACCGTGATCTTCTGGCAGCTGCCTGATACCCGTCCTTCACCGCGGGATGTGGAAGAGGTCGCCGAATAG
- a CDS encoding kinase gives MHVAAHMSRNKEFPDALVAQALEDALAVDARVPVLAISGLQGSGKSTLAAQVVALAGQRGLRAATLSIDDFYLTRAQRQRLARQVHPLLLTRGPPGTHDLDLAHATLDAIAARQPVALPRFDKLADERMPASDWPQVDAGLDLLVFEGWFLGTPAQADTELDPPLNALEREADADGRWRRWCNQALAEHYPALWQRCHRLWFLQPPDFAVVPRWRWQQEQNLQAAHPGRSSMSRAQLDRFVQYYERVSRQALRTLPERADRVVVLDEHRGIVSAPG, from the coding sequence ATGCACGTTGCAGCGCACATGTCCCGGAACAAGGAATTTCCCGATGCGCTGGTCGCGCAGGCGCTGGAAGACGCGTTGGCGGTGGACGCACGGGTTCCAGTATTGGCGATAAGCGGCCTGCAGGGCAGCGGCAAATCGACGCTGGCCGCGCAGGTAGTGGCCCTGGCCGGGCAGCGCGGCCTGCGCGCGGCGACGTTGTCCATCGACGATTTCTACCTGACCCGCGCGCAGCGCCAGCGACTGGCGCGCCAGGTGCACCCATTGCTGCTGACCCGCGGCCCGCCCGGCACCCACGACCTGGACCTGGCCCATGCCACGCTGGATGCCATTGCGGCGCGGCAGCCGGTCGCGTTGCCGCGCTTCGACAAGCTGGCCGACGAGCGCATGCCCGCGTCGGATTGGCCGCAGGTGGACGCCGGTCTGGACCTGCTGGTGTTCGAAGGCTGGTTCCTGGGGACGCCGGCACAGGCCGACACCGAACTGGACCCGCCGCTCAATGCGCTGGAACGCGAGGCCGACGCCGATGGCCGCTGGCGCCGCTGGTGCAACCAGGCGCTGGCCGAGCACTACCCTGCCCTGTGGCAACGCTGCCACCGGCTGTGGTTCCTGCAACCGCCGGATTTCGCCGTGGTGCCGCGCTGGCGCTGGCAGCAGGAGCAGAACCTGCAGGCCGCGCACCCCGGGCGCAGCAGCATGAGCCGTGCCCAGCTGGACCGCTTCGTGCAGTACTACGAACGGGTCAGCCGCCAGGCCCTGCGCACCCTGCCGGAGCGGGCCGACCGGGTGGTGGTGCTGGACGAACATCGTGGCATCGTGTCCGCGCCGGGCTGA